Proteins co-encoded in one Saccharomyces mikatae IFO 1815 strain IFO1815 genome assembly, chromosome: 14 genomic window:
- the RPS3 gene encoding 40S ribosomal protein uS3 (similar to Saccharomyces cerevisiae RPS3 (YNL178W); ancestral locus Anc_2.76), which produces MVALISKKRKLVADGVFYAELNEFFTRELAEEGYSGVEVRVTPTKTEVIIRATRTQDVLGENGRRINELTLLVQKRFKYAPGTIVLYAERVQDRGLSAVAQAESMKFKLLNGLAIRRAAYGVVRYVMESGAKGCEVVVSGKLRAARAKAMKFADGFLIHSGQPVNDFIDTATRHVLMRQGVLGIKVKIMRDPAKSRTGPKALPDAVTIIEPKEEEPILAPSVKDYRPAEETEAQAEPVEA; this is translated from the coding sequence ATGGTCGCTTTAATCtctaagaaaagaaagctaGTCGCTGACGGTGTCTTCTACGCTGAATTGAACGAATTCTTCACCAGAGAATTGGCTGAAGAAGGTTACTCCGGTGTTGAGGTCCGTGTTACTCCAACCAAGACCGAAGTCATCATCAGAGCTACCAGAACCCAAGATGTTTTAGGTGAAAACGGTAGAAGAATCAACGAATTAACTTTGTTGGTTCAAAAGAGATTCAAGTACGCTCCAGGCACTATTGTCTTATATGCCGAAAGAGTTCAAGACCGTGGTTTGTCCGCTGTTGCCCAAGCTGAATCCATGAAATTCAAGTTGTTGAACGGTTTGGCTATTAGAAGAGCTGCTTACGGTGTTGTCAGATACGTTATGGAATCTGGTGCTAAGGGTTGTGAAGTCGTTGTTTCTGGTAAGTTGAGAGCTGCCAGAGCTAAGGCTATGAAGTTTGCCGACGGTTTCTTGATTCACTCCGGTCAACCAGTCAACGACTTCATTGACACTGCTACTAGACACGTTTTGATGAGACAAGGTGTTTTGGGTATCAAGGTTAAGATTATGAGAGACCCAGCTAAGAGCAGAACCGGTCCAAAGGCCTTGCCTGATGCTGTCACCATCATCGAAccaaaggaagaagaaccaATTCTTGCTCCATCTGTCAAGGACTATAGACCAGCTGAAGAAACTGAAGCTCAAGCTGAACCAGTTGAAGCTTAG
- the MRPL22 gene encoding mitochondrial 54S ribosomal protein uL22m (similar to Saccharomyces cerevisiae MRPL22 (YNL177C); ancestral locus Anc_2.78) → MHFEREDFRIRHTKLRSKSRASTQSFFFLERMNFTTKVSQVGGISKVLLFPISRRWMHRTPICLNNSKGSLFGSITENTIKEKNSGDDDANSFSNRLAVASDSSGEAPGVDKDSITIENDKLLQQHIISLQQPEQLASQSLLSPLKREIYEANCKTNGGFYKKDTIVKLPNSNKRYKLNLTRKEVEVLEPSVYVQSYRIKSSMKKATLLLRLLGGLDVMKAISQCHFSNKKIAREVAELLQKGVKDGQKLGLEPDDLYISQIWTGSDGFWRKRVEFKARTRVGIISHPYIHVKCILKTKSVTKQRLAYEAHLKEQKRAPWVQLGDKPIRGVTGGVYKW, encoded by the coding sequence ATGCATTTCGAAAGAGAAGATTTTAGAATACGTCATACAAAGCTCCGAAGTAAGTCAAGAGCATCAACTcaatccttcttttttctggAGAGAATGAACTTTACGACAAAAGTATCTCAGGTGGGTGGGATTTCTAAGGTTCTACTTTTTCCTATAAGTAGACGTTGGATGCATAGAACACCAATATGTCTTAACAATTCAAAAGGGTCACTTTTCGGAAGCATTACTGAAAATACGATAAAGGAGAAAAACAGTGGGGATGATGATGCGAATAGCTTCTCCAATAGACTAGCGGTTGCCTCTGATTCTTCTGGTGAGGCCCCTGGAGTTGATAAGGATTCGATAACTATAGAGAACGATAAATTACTACAGCAACATATTATATCATTGCAACAACCGGAGCAATTAGCATCTCAAAGCCTTTTATCTCCTTTGAAGAGAGAAATATATGAAGCTAATTGTAAAACCAATGGTGGATTCTACAAGAAAGATACTATTGTTAAGTTACCAAATTCTAACAAACGTTATAAATTAAACTTAACAAGGAAAGAAGTTGAGGTACTAGAACCTTCTGTATATGTCCAGTCATACAGAATTAAGTCGTCGATGAAAAAAGCTACGCTTCTGTTGAGGTTATTAGGAGGACTTGACGTTATGAAGGCTATTTCTCAATGCCACTTTTCTAATAAGAAAATTGCTCGTGAAGTAGCAGAACTACTTCAAAAAGGTGTCAAGGACGGTCAGAAATTAGGCTTGGAACCAGATGATTTGTATATTTCTCAGATTTGGACAGGGAGTGATGGATTCTGGCGAAAACGTGTTGAGTTTAAGGCAAGAACAAGAGTTGGTATCATAAGCCACCCTTATATTCATGTTAAAtgtattttgaaaacaaagagCGTAACGAAACAAAGACTTGCTTACGAGGCACATTTAAAAGAGCAAAAGAGAGCGCCATGGGTACAACTAGGAGATAAGCCTATTAGAGGCGTTACAGGCGGCGTGTATAAATGGTGA
- the TDA7 gene encoding Tda7p (similar to Saccharomyces cerevisiae YDL211C and TDA7 (YNL176C); ancestral locus Anc_2.79) — translation MSSNSTIGKTISAESDKTSLPFSEPSSSLILLSTNVPLTATSTLIPQQGSLSSFAPVSSSFTSIYYSQSLTTDESAYSSSAVSSSDIIASTIISSSSSEQHIETSQYDSTTTSYSIITPSLSILLSKSSILSTKSTSPSTTSVPISLSSSYSSSSSNSNFEKFSLDSSSSTSSSLTPTAVSPSYTSLSSILTTSSEISVTSKVPSSWSTTFLSPSTISNEDATSSSPDRYTSSPIDTSLITSTVDSSITGQPSMLNRSDSSSTVSADSESTISMPKLTSTKTSTSLLSSSSLSSSPLLDSTKTSHSSPSLANNTYSLISMASTSGSSVPFTTQEVSATLFSTSSMPTSSPAYNTGALSSSEGSSTIYYFYTQAYDITGSTTTFVTGLPTTIALAKSAVSSFSVPSSTITADMSFYQHWLDGSLDSNQSQGTSKSNTGTIVGSVVGSVGGVLISALVLWFILIRKRKAKKTFKDADLFYHEIGRRTGFPTTDQAKEASIQAQDSGSQQANGEIASTNNPFSNEFNFKARGVPPVPPLRDTVATNNPSYNIQNSFMNSENRFSYGSSFTYSSSGSSTQNGFSTLSSNSIRLGHGLDNNASMDGGCSVENNSQGFLREII, via the coding sequence ATGAGCTCCAATAGTACTATCGGGAAGACCATCTCTGCAGAATCTGACAAAACATCACTGCCATTCAGTGAACCGAGCAGCAGCCTGATTTTATTGTCAACCAATGTCCCACTTACAGCTACTTCAACATTAATACCCCAACAGGGAAGTCTGAGCTCCTTTGCGCCCGTTTCTAGTTCGTTCACATCCATATATTATTCTCAAAGTTTGACAACTGACGAGAGTGCGTATTCATCCTCCGCTGTATCTTCAAGTGACATTATCGCATCAACCATAATCAGCAGTTCATCGAGCGAGCAACATATCGAAACTTCACAATATGACTCAACTACGACTTCATACTCCATTATCACACCCTCATTGTCCattcttttatcaaaatcGTCCATCCTGTCAACAAAATCGACATCACCATCAACAACATCGGTGCCAATATCATTGTCATCGTCGTAttcatcgtcttcatcaaattcaaacttCGAAAAGTTTTCGCTCGACAGTAGttcttctacttcttcCTCGTTAACACCTACCGCCGTATCTCCTAGTTACACTTCtttatcttcaatattAACAACTTCTTCTGAAATTAGTGTCACCTCAAAAGTGCCATCGAGTTGGTCTACAACGTTTTTGTCACCTTCCACAATATCAAATGAAGATGCCACATCCTCAAGTCCTGATAGGTATACATCAAGCCCAATTGATACTTCATTGATTACATCAACGGTCGATTCTTCCATCACTGGCCAACCTTCGATGCTCAACAGATCAGATTCATCTTCAACCGTTTCCGCTGATTCTGAAAGTACGATTTCCATGCCAAAATTAACTTCCACTAAAACATCCACCAGTTTGTTATCTTCAAGCAGCCTTTCATCGTCACCGCTACTAGACAGTACAAAAACCAGCCATTCAAGCCCTTCTCTGGCTAACAACACGTACTCTCTTATATCAATGGCTTCTACTTCTGGTAGCAGTGTACCATTTACGACTCAAGAAGTCTCCGctactttattttctacGTCTTCCATGCCAACATCAAGTCCGGCTTACAATACGGGAGCTCTTTCAAGCTCCGAAGGTTCGAGCActatttattatttctatACCCAAGCATATGATATCACTGGATCCACTACAACATTCGTAACAGGATTACCTACTACGATAGCACTTGCAAAAAGTGCAGTTAGCTCCTTTTCTGTTCCGTCTTCAACAATTACTGCAGATATGTCTTTCTATCAGCATTGGCTGGACGGAAGCTTGGACAGTAATCAAAGCCAAGGCACGTCAAAATCAAATACTGGAACTATTGTAGGAAGTGTAGTAGGAAGTGTTGGTGGTGTCCTTATAAGTGCACTTGTATTGTGGTTTATACTGatcagaaaaagaaaagcaaagaaaacatttaaGGACGCTGATCTCTTCTACCACGAAATTGGGCGCAGGACAGGATTCCCAACAACGGATCAAGCCAAAGAGGCATCAATTCAAGCTCAAGACTCTGGATCTCAACAAGCAAACGGTGAGATTGCTTCCACTAATAATCCTTTTAGCAACGAATTTAATTTCAAAGCAAGAGGTGTTCCCCCAGTACCACCACTAAGGGATACTGTAGCCACCAATAATCCTTCATATAATATCCAGAACAGTTTCATGAACTCGGAAAACAGGTTTTCTTATGGCTCTTCATTTACATATTCGTCCTCGGGTTCATCTACACAGAATGGTTTCTCTACTCTGTCTTCAAATTCGATACGGCTCGGGCATGGGTTAGATAATAATGCCTCGATGGATGGAGGATGTTCAGTTGAGAATAATTCACAAGGGTTTTTAAGAGAGATTATATGA